In a genomic window of Vibrio gigantis:
- a CDS encoding VRR-NUC domain-containing protein, whose product MYQATSPLTIETTPQLSPTYYLDNFNRLIEHAQTLYPDLLSGDERRWLSEYKRLSVSSQCLMVRLLSRRGCWFRSDKLNYVEIPDLNSALQELSTSGFITLSHPAEQHDLVISEVEIGLHLLTKPELLSVFPALKSNKTAKKDELLLRLEHQPFDQFQSLPFDCIYVVESQVIDVLLLLFFANTYQDLSQFVLSDLGLNTFENYPLSKQCRFFTSRDQLNQLLQMRDVHRLYSEGDRKDSEFLERLLNSIPAESEHRSIARKRARLINDIARDLERLNQNDQAIFWFKQSVLPPSRERLARIYDKQGELDLMCDIVTQMKATPSDVSELEVAIKLEDRLLRKQGHKVSRSIKPICKEIKLELDLSQTRVELAVKQHFENQGWDVYFSENSFLCGLFGLAFWDVVFSDVEGAFINRYQHRPLDLYHPDFVDKRAEQVEAVFQTISKHGLNHLLDTYDEKQGIANPFVHWNHFPKALIEHSIASIPKPLVVDLFKVILGDLKLFRTGMPDLIAFKDGEFHWIEVKGPGDKLQDNQWRWIKEFERLSVPFSVCYVNQ is encoded by the coding sequence TTGTATCAAGCGACTTCTCCATTGACGATAGAAACCACTCCTCAGCTCTCCCCGACTTATTATCTAGACAACTTCAATCGACTGATTGAACACGCTCAAACACTCTACCCCGATCTTCTGAGTGGCGATGAGCGCCGTTGGTTGTCTGAATACAAGCGTCTTTCTGTATCAAGCCAGTGTTTAATGGTTCGTTTGCTTTCGCGTAGAGGTTGTTGGTTTCGCAGCGATAAACTCAACTATGTAGAGATTCCCGATTTAAATAGCGCACTACAAGAGCTAAGCACCTCAGGTTTTATTACGTTAAGTCATCCTGCAGAGCAACATGACCTCGTCATTAGTGAGGTCGAGATCGGGTTGCACTTGCTTACCAAACCAGAGTTGTTGAGCGTATTCCCCGCCCTTAAGAGCAACAAAACGGCCAAGAAAGATGAGCTGTTGTTACGACTTGAACACCAACCTTTTGATCAATTTCAAAGCCTCCCCTTCGACTGTATTTACGTCGTCGAATCTCAAGTTATCGATGTATTACTGTTGCTGTTCTTTGCCAATACCTATCAAGACTTAAGCCAGTTCGTTTTAAGCGACCTTGGGCTCAATACCTTTGAGAACTACCCATTAAGCAAACAGTGCCGCTTCTTCACCTCCAGAGATCAACTCAACCAATTGCTCCAGATGCGCGATGTTCACCGCTTGTATTCAGAAGGTGACCGCAAAGATAGTGAGTTTCTTGAACGGCTTTTAAACTCAATTCCCGCCGAATCAGAGCACAGGAGTATTGCCAGAAAACGAGCGCGCTTGATCAATGATATTGCTCGCGATCTCGAAAGGCTCAACCAAAACGATCAAGCTATCTTTTGGTTCAAACAATCTGTCCTTCCTCCGAGCAGAGAACGACTTGCGCGTATCTATGACAAACAGGGTGAGTTAGACTTAATGTGTGACATTGTCACGCAAATGAAAGCTACTCCATCAGATGTATCAGAATTAGAAGTCGCTATTAAGCTTGAAGACAGGCTATTACGGAAGCAAGGGCACAAAGTTTCACGATCCATAAAGCCGATCTGCAAAGAGATAAAACTGGAATTAGACCTCAGCCAAACGCGAGTCGAGCTTGCGGTAAAGCAGCATTTTGAGAACCAAGGCTGGGATGTCTACTTTTCTGAAAACAGTTTTCTGTGTGGCTTGTTTGGTTTGGCTTTCTGGGATGTCGTTTTCTCTGATGTAGAAGGCGCTTTTATCAATCGCTACCAACATCGACCGCTGGACTTGTACCATCCCGATTTCGTAGACAAGCGAGCCGAACAGGTTGAAGCCGTGTTTCAGACGATATCCAAACATGGACTGAACCATTTGCTCGATACTTACGATGAAAAGCAAGGTATAGCTAATCCCTTTGTTCATTGGAATCATTTCCCTAAAGCACTCATCGAACACAGCATTGCTTCGATTCCCAAGCCCTTAGTTGTCGATCTCTTTAAGGTGATATTGGGTGATTTAAAACTATTCCGAACTGGGATGCCGGATTTGATTGCGTTCAAGGATGGTGAATTTCATTGGATTGAAGTCAAAGGTCCTGGCGACAAATTACAAGATAACCAATGGCGCTGGATAAAGGAGTTTGAGCGACTGTCAGTTCCCTTCTCAGTTTGTTACGTTAATCAGTAA